A section of the Malania oleifera isolate guangnan ecotype guangnan chromosome 2, ASM2987363v1, whole genome shotgun sequence genome encodes:
- the LOC131148249 gene encoding uncharacterized protein LOC131148249: protein MGCCLSSRKSSRKTTQFSLNGQDLPQATAGKPRVKESGTDTAHPPSIKGEEAHAVEDSTRERSTPSPTPPPHEEETVKEVLSSETPISKPLTPPVVVEGHKPDVVYVPHQQEEEEEEEEKSVEAEIVLSRAEGVSQVSEIYSASESLESTSQREDNEASSKDKGYDGDGEIHRRVVARAQQPNVATKRTFSGELAAEKDRSVRSSPAGRGPVSSPENRNRNASQQAAKHRSGGPAGVRRGAGDGSARRSRSPSTRAEGGASRADRNRSAAVKTEGRASSRSSDGAEERNRKLEKSEESDFPAANETLENPHVSLECFIFL from the coding sequence ATGGGTTGCTGTTTGAGCAGTAGAAAATCCTCAAGAAAAACCACCCAATTCTCATTAAATGGACAGGATTTGCCTCAAGCAACTGCAGGGAAACCCCGTGTCAAGGAAAGCGGTACTGACACAGCTCATCCTCCTTCGATTAAGGGAGAAGAAGCCCATGCCGTCGAAGACAGTACTAGAGAAAGATCCACTCCCTCTCCTACCCCTCCTCCCCATGAGGAAGAAACTGTGAAGGAGGTCTTGTCATCGGAGACACCCATCTCCAAACCACTCACTCCTCCTGTGGTGGTAGAAGGGCACAAACCTGATGTAGTTTATGTTCCCCatcaacaagaagaagaagaagaagaagaagaaaagagcgTTGAGGCCGAAATTGTGCTCAGCAGAGCTGAAGGGGTTTCTCAAGTTTCTGAGATCTACAGTGCGAGCGAGAGTCTCGAATCGACGTCGCAGAGGGAGGACAACGAAGCTTCGAGTAAAGATAAAGGTTACGACGGAGACGGCGAAATCCACCGGAGGGTGGTGGCCAGGGCACAGCAGCCAAACGTCGCCACAAAAAGAACGTTTTCAGGGGAACTCGCCGCAGAAAAGGACAGGTCGGTCAGATCTTCTCCGGCGGGGAGAGGGCCAGTATCCTCGCCGGAAAACAGGAATCGCAACGCATCTCAGCAGGCGGCGAAGCATCGGAGTGGGGGACCAGCAGGAGTTCGGCGGGGTGCCGGCGATGGGTCCGCCCGGAGGTCAAGGTCTCCGTCCACACGTGCGGAAGGTGGGGCGTCACGCGCCGACAGGAATAGGAGTGCAGCTGTGAAAACAGAGGGAAGAGCCAGTAGCCGGTCGTCGGACGGGGCCGAGGAGAGAAATAGGAAGCTTGAGAAGTCGGAAGAGAGCGATTTCCCGGCGGCGAACGAGACCCTCGAGAACCCTCATGTTTCCTTGGAATGCTTTATCTTTCTGTAG